From Anaerobacillus alkaliphilus, the proteins below share one genomic window:
- a CDS encoding ABC1 kinase family protein codes for MFRKRIRHLQRYQEIVTAFTRNGFGFIMRELGLLELLSMPKRLFIEGKEIDRRSVGERLRLFLEELGPTFIKIGQIASTRSDLFPPDIIAELEKLQDNVPPFSYEEVKKVFHSEFGIAVEEMFDEFQEKPVAAASIGQVHVAVLKTGEKVAVKIQRPNIRKIIETDLEILQEIATLAERRLDWAAKYQLKEIVHEFSKSLKDEIDYANEGRNSEKIAKQFIHSHKVYIPKVYWQYSSSKILTMEFVEGVKLTNIEKVDLLGFDRKVIAERIVQTIFQQILLDGFFHGDPHPGNLLVTGKNKIILMDFGMVGRLSPQMRDHFGSFIIAMMLQSTDGVIKAIIKMGLVPEEANLSLLKSDVDTLREKYYDVPFSQLSLGEAVNDLFTVASKHGIRIPTDLSLVGKALLTMEGLVERLDPELSIIRIAEPFGRQLLIERYHPKQIAGRVWGNLLEYGEVVTELPKSLKEFSSIMKQGKMRVEVSLSDPDRLLTRMERVSNRLSFSIVLLSFSIIMVGLIVGSALAGDTTTAIWQLPTVEIGFAVALVMFIWLFYAILKSGRF; via the coding sequence GCAATGGTTTCGGTTTCATTATGCGAGAACTAGGATTACTTGAATTGCTAAGCATGCCAAAACGCCTTTTTATTGAAGGGAAAGAAATTGACAGACGCTCAGTAGGAGAACGCTTACGACTATTTTTAGAAGAGTTAGGACCAACCTTCATTAAAATTGGTCAAATTGCTAGTACTCGATCTGATCTATTTCCACCTGACATAATAGCTGAATTAGAAAAACTACAAGATAATGTCCCTCCTTTTTCGTATGAAGAGGTCAAAAAAGTTTTTCATTCAGAATTTGGTATTGCAGTTGAGGAGATGTTTGATGAGTTTCAGGAAAAACCTGTTGCTGCAGCTTCCATTGGACAAGTTCATGTAGCGGTATTAAAAACAGGCGAAAAGGTAGCTGTCAAAATTCAGCGACCGAATATTCGAAAAATCATTGAAACCGATTTGGAAATTTTACAGGAGATAGCTACGTTAGCAGAACGTCGATTAGACTGGGCAGCTAAATACCAGTTAAAAGAAATTGTCCATGAATTTTCTAAGTCATTAAAGGATGAAATCGATTATGCTAATGAGGGCAGAAATTCAGAAAAGATTGCAAAGCAATTTATCCATAGTCATAAGGTCTATATCCCAAAAGTGTATTGGCAGTATTCTAGTTCGAAAATATTAACCATGGAGTTTGTGGAAGGTGTTAAGTTAACAAATATTGAAAAAGTTGACCTTTTAGGCTTTGATCGAAAAGTAATTGCTGAACGAATTGTGCAGACAATATTTCAGCAAATCCTCCTTGACGGTTTTTTTCATGGTGATCCTCATCCTGGAAATTTGTTGGTGACTGGAAAAAATAAGATAATACTTATGGACTTCGGTATGGTTGGGCGACTAAGTCCACAAATGCGTGACCATTTTGGATCGTTTATTATCGCGATGATGCTTCAAAGTACAGATGGTGTCATTAAGGCAATTATTAAGATGGGACTGGTTCCGGAAGAAGCAAATCTATCTTTATTGAAATCAGATGTCGATACTCTTCGTGAAAAGTATTATGATGTTCCTTTCAGTCAATTAAGCTTAGGCGAAGCTGTTAATGATCTTTTTACCGTAGCATCAAAGCACGGGATTCGTATCCCTACCGATCTGTCACTTGTAGGTAAAGCTCTGCTTACAATGGAAGGTTTGGTTGAAAGGCTAGATCCTGAATTAAGTATCATAAGAATTGCAGAGCCATTTGGTCGACAATTATTGATAGAACGGTATCATCCAAAACAGATTGCAGGTAGAGTTTGGGGAAACCTTTTGGAATATGGTGAAGTAGTTACGGAATTACCGAAAAGTTTAAAAGAGTTTTCTTCCATTATGAAACAAGGGAAAATGAGAGTAGAGGTATCCCTCTCAGATCCTGATCGACTTCTTACTAGAATGGAACGAGTTAGTAACCGTTTATCGTTTAGTATCGTATTGCTTTCCTTTAGTATTATTATGGTAGGTTTGATCGTTGGTTCAGCACTAGCAGGAGATACAACAACAGCGATTTGGCAGTTGCCAACAGTTGAAATTGGTTTTGCTGTGGCACTAGTGATGTTTATCTGGTTGTTTTATGCAATTTTAAAATCGGGTAGATTTTAA
- a CDS encoding HD-GYP domain-containing protein, producing MEELLEISFDLVGKSLEQDIYSELNILLLKKGTVLTEATIVLLKKHNFKTVIVSKKLLFEDLYKKNLNFLKEVFSDLSYFHTQPFPSWFEEDEKLFRFINQNTSLTEEIYSLKNIERNIFTHSANVGIISVIIGKILGYSNKNLKLLWKMGMIHDIGKMKTDTDQHGEVGYEILQNITGIHPVMLDVVRYHHEKIDGSGFPKRLKGNEIPIMVQIVSVANEVEHLFSNSNEVNPFHVMNRLIEDTHKLNPAIVIPFVKAKYSQNIGNQIKLNDGRKAKIIFIHDNEPSQPLIQLEEDSQYIDMRKHHSLKVISLTR from the coding sequence ATGGAAGAATTATTGGAGATCTCTTTTGATCTCGTGGGTAAATCATTAGAGCAGGATATCTATTCAGAACTTAATATTTTATTGTTAAAAAAGGGGACAGTCTTAACCGAAGCTACCATCGTTCTTTTGAAAAAACATAATTTTAAAACTGTTATTGTATCCAAAAAATTATTATTTGAGGACTTGTATAAGAAGAATTTAAACTTTCTGAAGGAAGTCTTCTCAGATTTAAGCTACTTCCATACTCAGCCCTTCCCAAGTTGGTTTGAAGAAGATGAGAAATTGTTTCGATTTATCAATCAAAACACTAGTTTAACAGAAGAAATATATTCTTTAAAAAATATAGAAAGAAACATCTTTACCCATAGCGCCAACGTCGGGATCATTTCTGTCATTATTGGGAAAATATTAGGCTACTCTAACAAAAACCTTAAGTTGTTATGGAAGATGGGAATGATTCATGATATTGGTAAAATGAAAACGGATACGGATCAGCATGGGGAAGTTGGTTATGAAATTTTACAAAACATAACTGGTATTCACCCTGTTATGTTGGATGTAGTGAGGTATCACCATGAAAAAATTGATGGTTCTGGTTTTCCAAAACGGTTAAAAGGAAATGAAATCCCGATCATGGTTCAGATTGTCTCAGTGGCAAATGAAGTTGAACACCTGTTTAGCAATTCAAATGAGGTGAACCCTTTTCATGTCATGAATCGTTTAATTGAAGATACTCATAAATTAAACCCAGCGATTGTTATCCCTTTTGTGAAGGCCAAGTACTCACAAAATATAGGTAACCAAATAAAGTTAAATGATGGTCGAAAGGCAAAAATTATTTTTATCCATGATAATGAACCATCACAACCCCTAATACAACTTGAGGAAGATAGTCAATACATAGATATGAGGAAGCATCATTCACTAAAGGTTATCAGTTTAACTAGATAG